In one Propionispora hippei DSM 15287 genomic region, the following are encoded:
- a CDS encoding CD3324 family protein → MGYKNAGSVFPADLLEVIQQYIDGEYIYIPRKAENKRRWGEVKNSCQYIQERNEIIFSQYRNGISVRDIANCNYLSPKTIYKILADRKNQG, encoded by the coding sequence ATGGGCTACAAGAACGCTGGCAGTGTATTTCCCGCCGATTTGTTAGAAGTAATACAACAGTATATTGATGGTGAATATATTTACATTCCACGAAAAGCAGAGAATAAAAGGCGGTGGGGGGAAGTAAAAAACAGCTGCCAATATATTCAAGAACGCAACGAGATCATCTTTTCCCAATATCGGAACGGTATTTCTGTTCGCGATATTGCAAACTGTAATTACTTATCACCCAAAACAATCTACAAAATATTGGCTGATAGGAAAAATCAAGGCTAA
- a CDS encoding glutaredoxin family protein, which produces MFETLQTVPVIFYKALARVVLQLEEGNNLEEGWRLMKSVTVLITDWCPHCKRAIAWIDEVKQENPKYKDIKVEIIDEEKNPAIAKQYNYYYVPTYYVEKRKIFEGGTTKDIVRKVFEEAIKN; this is translated from the coding sequence ATGTTTGAAACACTGCAAACCGTCCCTGTGATTTTCTACAAGGCTTTGGCAAGAGTTGTTTTACAGTTAGAAGAAGGTAATAATTTAGAAGAAGGGTGGAGACTGATGAAAAGTGTTACTGTACTTATAACAGATTGGTGCCCACATTGTAAAAGAGCAATTGCTTGGATTGATGAAGTAAAGCAAGAGAATCCGAAATATAAAGATATTAAAGTGGAAATCATTGATGAAGAGAAGAATCCTGCGATTGCAAAGCAATACAATTATTATTATGTTCCTACTTATTATGTAGAAAAGCGTAAAATCTTTGAAGGTGGCACTACTAAAGATATTGTACGTAAAGTATTTGAAGAAGCTATAAAAAACTGA
- a CDS encoding cysteine hydrolase family protein, with the protein MNNTLPKETALLIVDVQNAIDDPQWSKYGKRNNLNAEDNMALILNKWRQAGRKVIHVKHESKEIDSTYRPGFAECEFKECVTPVSGEDIIIKHVNCAFIRTNLESILNEENISNLVVFGVITNNSVESTVRVAGNLGFNTYLVEDATFTFAKPDYRGRIYSADEIHAISLANMNNEYCAIISTSELINMI; encoded by the coding sequence GTGAATAATACATTGCCTAAAGAAACGGCCTTACTTATAGTGGATGTACAGAATGCCATAGATGATCCCCAATGGTCTAAGTATGGTAAAAGAAATAATCTTAATGCTGAAGATAATATGGCATTGATACTGAATAAATGGCGACAAGCAGGCCGGAAGGTAATTCATGTAAAGCATGAATCAAAGGAGATTGATTCAACGTATCGTCCTGGCTTTGCAGAATGTGAGTTTAAAGAATGTGTCACACCAGTAAGTGGTGAAGACATAATTATTAAGCATGTTAATTGTGCATTTATTAGAACAAACTTAGAGTCAATACTTAACGAAGAAAATATTTCGAATCTGGTGGTTTTTGGAGTTATAACTAACAATTCAGTGGAAAGTACTGTAAGAGTCGCCGGAAACCTAGGATTTAATACATATCTAGTAGAAGATGCCACGTTTACGTTTGCTAAGCCTGATTATAGGGGGCGTATTTATAGCGCCGACGAAATACATGCAATATCACTGGCCAATATGAATAATGAATATTGTGCAATTATTTCTACAAGTGAATTAATCAACATGATATGA
- a CDS encoding PhzF family phenazine biosynthesis protein: protein MELVYYTADVFTDRRFCGNQLAVFPNAEGLSSIEMQAIAREFNFSETVFVFPPRNCSNTKRLKIFTPESEIPFAGHPTIGTACVLAASSNIALDGQDTKIVFEEEVGDIPVKIKREGEKLYAEFTTAKEPEFKSCAASLGDIAAIFSLSEADIVVKDYPIKAVSCGLPFLFVPVKSLKEIQRVKVNPFIWKECLKNEWEQQIYLFTDETIDADCQFHARMFAADIGFGEDPATGSAAAAFAGYLGQLPTFAEGDIGLEIEQGLEIGRPSKLFVQAEKNNGVVSKIRVGGYSVLVSHGMITI from the coding sequence GTGGAATTGGTTTATTATACGGCAGATGTTTTTACCGATAGACGGTTTTGCGGTAATCAACTGGCTGTATTTCCCAATGCGGAAGGTCTTAGCTCTATAGAAATGCAAGCTATTGCTCGAGAGTTTAATTTTTCAGAAACGGTATTTGTCTTTCCTCCTAGAAATTGTAGTAATACTAAGCGGTTGAAGATCTTTACCCCAGAATCAGAAATTCCTTTTGCTGGACACCCTACCATCGGGACTGCTTGTGTGTTGGCGGCCAGCAGTAATATTGCGTTAGATGGACAAGATACGAAAATTGTCTTTGAAGAAGAAGTTGGCGATATACCTGTTAAGATAAAAAGAGAAGGTGAAAAACTATACGCTGAGTTTACAACCGCCAAAGAGCCGGAGTTTAAATCATGTGCAGCTAGCTTAGGTGATATTGCTGCCATCTTTTCACTTTCTGAAGCAGATATTGTCGTCAAAGATTACCCCATTAAAGCAGTGAGTTGCGGACTACCGTTTCTATTTGTCCCTGTTAAGTCCCTGAAAGAAATACAACGAGTAAAAGTAAACCCGTTCATATGGAAAGAGTGTCTGAAGAATGAATGGGAACAACAAATTTATCTATTTACCGATGAAACAATAGATGCTGATTGTCAGTTCCATGCCCGTATGTTTGCAGCCGACATAGGTTTTGGTGAAGATCCGGCCACTGGTTCTGCAGCCGCAGCATTTGCTGGTTATCTTGGACAATTACCCACTTTTGCTGAGGGAGATATTGGTTTGGAAATTGAACAAGGGTTAGAAATAGGGCGGCCAAGTAAGCTCTTTGTCCAAGCTGAAAAAAACAATGGTGTAGTTAGTAAAATTCGAGTAGGGGGATATAGCGTACTCGTATCACATGGTATGATAACAATATAA
- a CDS encoding HEAT repeat domain-containing protein, whose translation MKKIVFFVFLLLAFYLLLGCPSIFDAINLKLFAAPEHIITRFYAEQDLAEDQLIDSLILAGPKMVPLLEREILKKEIPRRRYAISALGHLGNNNSITILEHILQDKSEKEVFRADALEAIAGINLTYAQKIAPTYLNDTSFVANRANEILANSTSLYKRTYWDALLHRHY comes from the coding sequence TTGAAAAAGATAGTTTTTTTTGTATTCCTGCTTTTGGCATTTTATTTGTTGCTTGGATGCCCAAGTATTTTTGATGCTATTAATTTAAAATTATTTGCTGCACCAGAACATATTATAACCCGGTTTTATGCGGAGCAAGATCTTGCTGAAGATCAATTAATAGACTCTTTAATTCTTGCCGGACCTAAAATGGTTCCCCTTCTAGAACGTGAAATACTGAAAAAAGAAATTCCTAGAAGGCGCTATGCTATATCTGCTCTTGGTCATTTAGGTAATAATAATTCAATTACTATTCTCGAACATATTCTTCAGGATAAAAGTGAAAAAGAAGTTTTTAGAGCGGATGCTCTTGAGGCGATAGCCGGTATTAACTTGACATACGCGCAAAAGATTGCTCCTACATATCTAAATGATACGAGTTTTGTCGCAAATCGTGCAAATGAAATACTTGCAAATTCAACATCATTATATAAACGTACATATTGGGACGCACTTTTACATCGACATTATTAA
- a CDS encoding DUF362 domain-containing protein, translating into MTKVVIVKANSYDTQVVEQVMQDLLAHLGGIERYINAGERVLVKPNMLEAVDKASGVTTHPEVVRAVVRMVKSAGAIPVVGDSPGVGNLRKVAEKCGIWQVCQEEGVLLVSFNEIAELALPEGILLKKLNVANVVTEVDKVISLAKMKTHSFMGVTGAVKNLFGLFVGTDKAQFHLRMKHRTDFARMLVDLYRAIKPVLSIVDGITGMEGAGPRNGQVVRSGVLLAGSCGFSVDLVMADIMGFDAEQMPVAQAALAAGLSPALAAIDRVGSGKDEHLHFKEPRNFDSLERKLPGWLVDFSQNQFTAKPLIDRACIGCGRCAEHCPPKAIRIIQGKAVIDYRECIRCYCCQELCPADAVSLSDGRLLRLVKWLRER; encoded by the coding sequence ATGACTAAAGTTGTGATTGTAAAAGCCAACTCTTACGATACACAAGTAGTTGAGCAAGTCATGCAAGATTTGCTTGCCCATTTAGGCGGTATAGAAAGGTATATAAATGCTGGCGAACGAGTGTTGGTAAAGCCGAACATGTTAGAAGCGGTGGATAAAGCGTCCGGGGTAACTACCCATCCGGAGGTTGTCAGGGCGGTTGTTCGGATGGTAAAGAGTGCAGGAGCGATACCGGTGGTTGGGGATTCGCCGGGAGTGGGTAATCTTCGGAAAGTGGCTGAGAAGTGCGGGATTTGGCAGGTTTGTCAGGAGGAGGGTGTATTGCTGGTTTCCTTTAATGAAATTGCCGAATTGGCTTTGCCCGAGGGGATTTTGCTCAAAAAGCTGAATGTGGCTAATGTCGTTACAGAGGTAGATAAGGTCATTTCACTGGCCAAAATGAAGACCCATTCTTTTATGGGAGTCACTGGAGCCGTTAAAAATTTGTTTGGTCTTTTTGTAGGCACCGATAAGGCGCAATTCCATTTGCGCATGAAACACAGAACTGATTTTGCCCGGATGCTGGTTGATTTGTACAGGGCCATCAAGCCGGTACTGTCTATTGTTGATGGCATTACCGGCATGGAGGGCGCCGGTCCGCGTAATGGACAGGTTGTCCGGAGCGGGGTGCTGCTGGCTGGCAGTTGCGGGTTTTCCGTCGATTTGGTTATGGCCGACATCATGGGGTTTGACGCTGAGCAGATGCCGGTTGCCCAGGCCGCCTTAGCGGCCGGCTTATCACCGGCTTTAGCGGCGATTGACCGGGTTGGCAGTGGCAAGGACGAACACCTTCACTTTAAGGAACCACGCAACTTTGACAGTCTGGAACGAAAGCTGCCGGGCTGGCTTGTTGACTTTAGTCAAAATCAGTTTACGGCCAAGCCGCTTATTGATCGGGCCTGTATTGGCTGCGGGCGCTGTGCCGAGCATTGTCCGCCTAAAGCCATTCGGATTATCCAGGGGAAAGCCGTCATCGATTACCGCGAATGTATTCGCTGCTATTGCTGTCAGGAATTATGTCCGGCTGATGCGGTAAGCCTGAGCGATGGCCGTTTATTGCGTCTTGTCAAATGGCTGCGGGAAAGATAA
- a CDS encoding MBL fold metallo-hydrolase has product MKLTVLVDNNTIIDKYFQGEPAVSYFIECEGKQYLFDTGYSDLFLKNANKMGIDLLNLDAIVLSHGHNDHTGGLNELVRLYSKISLKERNLRIPPIIAHPEAFLEKRENGLSIGATCSTSQLKSIFPLQLSKNPVALSDKLIFLGEIERNNSFEATYPIGETIKDDICQKDFVLDDSALVYKSGAGLVIITGCSHAGICNIIEYAKKVCHEDRIWDIIGGFHLLNPSKNQLVHTNTYIEGNKIATIHACHCTDLYSKIWLSRVAKLKDVGVGLVLEYT; this is encoded by the coding sequence ATGAAACTAACTGTTTTAGTCGATAACAATACTATAATTGATAAATATTTTCAAGGTGAACCGGCGGTATCCTATTTTATAGAATGTGAAGGGAAGCAATATTTATTTGACACAGGATATTCAGACCTATTTTTAAAGAACGCGAACAAAATGGGAATAGATCTTTTAAACCTGGATGCAATTGTTCTTTCACATGGCCATAATGACCATACCGGGGGATTGAATGAATTAGTCCGACTATATTCGAAAATCTCATTGAAAGAGCGTAATTTGAGAATACCACCCATCATTGCACATCCTGAGGCATTTTTAGAAAAAAGAGAAAATGGATTGAGTATAGGGGCAACATGTTCAACAAGTCAATTAAAGAGTATTTTTCCCCTGCAACTTAGTAAGAATCCGGTTGCATTGTCAGACAAGCTAATATTTCTAGGTGAAATTGAAAGAAACAATTCCTTTGAAGCAACCTATCCAATCGGTGAAACAATAAAGGATGATATATGTCAAAAGGACTTTGTCCTGGATGATTCGGCGTTAGTGTATAAGTCCGGGGCAGGGTTAGTGATAATTACAGGCTGTTCTCATGCCGGGATTTGCAATATTATCGAATATGCGAAAAAGGTCTGCCATGAGGATAGAATATGGGATATTATTGGCGGATTTCATCTTTTGAATCCAAGTAAAAACCAACTGGTTCATACAAATACATACATTGAAGGAAATAAGATTGCCACTATCCATGCGTGTCATTGTACGGATCTGTATTCTAAAATATGGTTAT